From a single Maylandia zebra isolate NMK-2024a linkage group LG3, Mzebra_GT3a, whole genome shotgun sequence genomic region:
- the LOC143414052 gene encoding uncharacterized protein LOC143414052 — MTIMILLGVQGERVDCFEEAGLFSSDGTPWVIVIVLWSALVLSFGIYFGNNCWDRDDNILSSTAIYYTLSLGETELKDDDMLSSTTSYTQVKLNSKVAERELTKDKITSE; from the exons ATGACCATTATGATTCTGCTGGGTGTTCAGGGTGAGAGAGTTG ACTGTTTTGAAGAGGCGGGCCTTTTCTCTTCTGATGGTACACCTTGGGTCATTGTCATTGTTTTATGGAGCGCTCTGGTGCTGTCGTTTGGAATCTACTTTGGCAACAATTGCTGGGACAGAG ATGACAACATATTGTCTTCTACCGCCATTTACTACACCCTAAGCCTGGGTGAGACTGAACTTAAAG ATGATGACATGTTATCTTCTACTACATCTTACACCCAGGTGAAACTAAACTCAAAG GTCGCAGAAAGAGAGCTGACTAAAGACAAAATCACATCTGAGTGA